In Deinococcus depolymerans, the following are encoded in one genomic region:
- a CDS encoding FtsW/RodA/SpoVE family cell cycle protein → MSVQLLIAQIMLMSLGLLGIAAAEPEKIVDHGGKAVIALLLTVLLARLRPRAFLKLGPWFWGFTLLLLALVPFIGVGTAESAGTKRWLDFGPLRFQPSELGKLGLVLMLASFFARRGVQNKLISATLMIVVTTGLVFIEPDLGTSVLMFGLGIILMYAAGVRISNISGFLLALGLLAIPVGGLYLEQHPYIMERWTGHASRGDTPSIGLDQIGLAHRDLNFGGLWGLGPDGPRYQYFAEYTDMIVASVGFTSGLLGVAMLMFAYWLIVATALEVAHLASRVRPMTPEIHGASILAIGAMFMIVGQAFVNLCVAAGVFPVTGVPLPLVSYGFSSMLTMSLALAVIHSAMREVRRHLPEDSPDALPLSAD, encoded by the coding sequence GTGAGCGTGCAACTGCTGATCGCGCAGATCATGCTGATGAGCCTGGGCCTGCTGGGCATCGCGGCCGCCGAACCCGAGAAGATCGTGGATCACGGTGGCAAGGCCGTCATCGCGCTGCTGCTCACGGTGCTGCTGGCCCGCCTGCGGCCGCGCGCGTTCCTGAAACTGGGTCCGTGGTTCTGGGGGTTCACGCTGCTGCTGCTGGCCCTCGTGCCGTTCATCGGGGTGGGCACCGCCGAGAGTGCGGGAACGAAACGCTGGCTGGATTTCGGCCCGCTGCGCTTCCAGCCGTCCGAGCTGGGCAAGCTGGGGCTGGTGCTGATGCTCGCGTCGTTCTTCGCGCGGCGGGGCGTGCAGAACAAACTGATCAGCGCGACCCTGATGATCGTCGTGACGACCGGACTGGTGTTCATCGAACCGGACCTGGGCACCAGCGTCCTGATGTTCGGGCTGGGCATCATCCTGATGTACGCCGCCGGGGTGCGGATCAGCAACATCAGCGGCTTCCTGCTGGCGCTGGGCCTGCTGGCCATCCCGGTGGGCGGCCTGTACCTGGAACAGCATCCGTACATCATGGAACGCTGGACGGGACACGCCTCGCGCGGCGACACGCCCAGCATCGGCCTGGACCAGATCGGGCTGGCGCACCGGGACCTGAACTTCGGGGGCCTGTGGGGCCTGGGGCCGGACGGCCCGCGTTACCAGTACTTCGCGGAGTACACCGACATGATCGTCGCGTCGGTCGGGTTCACGTCCGGGCTGCTGGGCGTCGCCATGCTGATGTTCGCGTACTGGCTGATCGTGGCGACCGCACTGGAAGTCGCGCACCTCGCCAGCCGCGTGCGTCCCATGACCCCCGAAATTCACGGCGCCAGCATCCTCGCCATCGGCGCGATGTTCATGATCGTCGGGCAGGCCTTCGTGAACCTGTGCGTGGCCGCCGGCGTGTTCCCGGTCACCGGCGTGCCCCTGCCGCTCGTCAGTTACGGCTTTTCCAGCATGCTCACCATGAGTCTGGCCCTGGCAGTCATTCACTCCGCCATGCGTGAGGTGCGCCGCCACCTGCCGGAAGACAGTCCGGACGCCCTGCCCCTCAGCGCCGACTGA
- the murD gene encoding UDP-N-acetylmuramoyl-L-alanine--D-glutamate ligase, translating into MKLDGVLVYGLGRSGRGAARFLAREGVRGEWLDARPAAEDLALMQELGWAQGDVTRPYRTVVAAPGVPIDHPDLTALRAAGAEVIGEVSLAARRRPALPMVGVTGTAGKGSTTVLVAHLLRACGLNAREGGNIDPPLLDVVDSAEVAVVELSSFQLERVPGLRLPVAVITNLGVDHIDRHGTVGAYHAAKLNITAAQQAGDVLIVPADLTVPTRAQVVTFTPARLALADGTPVLDAAALPEGIHPANAAAAILAAEALLRHLGRPVDAAALAGALATAAPVKGRFETVARVGGVRFIEDSIATRTLAVQAALERAAPPVAWLVGGRDKGADLAPLRAAAAGRVAQVIAFGEDGETLARELGLPYRVVPGATGDESMRHAARAGLEALTEQGAAACGTVLLAPVGTSFDQFRDYRERGDSFRRAAQALAEERA; encoded by the coding sequence GTGAAGCTTGACGGGGTGCTGGTGTACGGGTTGGGACGGAGTGGGCGCGGCGCGGCGCGGTTCCTGGCGCGGGAGGGCGTGCGCGGCGAGTGGCTGGACGCACGCCCCGCGGCAGAGGACCTCGCCCTGATGCAGGAACTCGGCTGGGCGCAGGGCGACGTGACCCGCCCCTACCGGACGGTGGTGGCCGCGCCGGGCGTGCCCATCGACCACCCGGACCTGACGGCGCTGCGGGCGGCGGGGGCCGAGGTGATCGGGGAGGTGTCCCTGGCGGCGCGGCGGCGGCCCGCCCTGCCGATGGTGGGCGTGACCGGCACGGCCGGCAAGGGCAGCACGACGGTCCTGGTCGCGCACCTGCTGCGTGCGTGCGGCCTGAACGCCCGCGAGGGCGGGAACATCGACCCGCCGCTGCTGGACGTGGTGGACTCGGCGGAGGTGGCGGTCGTGGAACTCAGTTCCTTCCAGCTGGAGCGGGTGCCGGGCCTGCGGCTGCCGGTGGCGGTCATCACGAACCTGGGCGTGGATCACATCGACCGGCACGGCACGGTCGGGGCGTACCACGCGGCCAAGTTGAACATCACGGCGGCGCAGCAGGCCGGGGACGTGCTGATCGTCCCGGCAGACCTGACGGTGCCCACGCGGGCGCAGGTGGTCACGTTCACGCCCGCGCGGCTGGCGCTGGCCGACGGGACGCCCGTGCTGGACGCCGCCGCGCTGCCCGAGGGCATTCACCCGGCGAACGCGGCGGCGGCCATCCTGGCGGCCGAGGCGCTGCTGCGGCACCTGGGCCGCCCGGTGGACGCGGCGGCGCTGGCCGGCGCACTGGCGACGGCCGCACCCGTGAAGGGCCGTTTCGAGACGGTCGCCCGCGTGGGCGGCGTGCGCTTCATCGAGGACTCCATCGCCACGCGCACCCTGGCGGTGCAGGCGGCGCTGGAGCGGGCCGCGCCGCCGGTCGCGTGGCTGGTGGGCGGCCGCGACAAGGGCGCGGACCTCGCGCCGCTGCGCGCGGCGGCGGCCGGGCGGGTCGCGCAGGTCATCGCGTTCGGGGAGGACGGCGAGACCCTGGCCCGCGAACTGGGGCTCCCCTACCGGGTCGTGCCGGGCGCGACCGGTGACGAGTCCATGCGTCACGCCGCGCGGGCGGGCCTGGAGGCCCTGACGGAGCAGGGCGCGGCTGCCTGCGGGACGGTGCTGCTCGCCCCGGTCGGCACGAGCTTCGACCAGTTCCGGGATTACCGCGAGCGGGGTGACAGCTTCCGCCGCGCCGCGCAGGCCCTGGCGGAGGAACGCGCGTGA
- the trmFO gene encoding methylenetetrahydrofolate--tRNA-(uracil(54)-C(5))-methyltransferase (FADH(2)-oxidizing) TrmFO, translating to MSERMITVIGAGLAGSEAALAAARLGVRVRLYEMRPVKMTPAHRSGNFAELVCSNSLGGEGELQSKGLLQAELRSVGGAIVGAADASKLPAGNALAVERDEFSERVTRAVREHPLIEVRGEEVTAVPEGIAVIASGPLTSDALAADMARVTGSERLSFYDAAAPVIAFDSIDMDVAWRAGRYDQSADYINCPFTKDEYLAFFGALEQARSHTPHDWEKLEFFEGCMPIEEIARRGIDTPRFGPMSPKGLDDPRTGRWPYAVAQLRQEDREGRMWSLVGFQTGLKWGDQKAVVNLIPGLGNAEIVRYGVMHRNTYLNAPLVLESTLQLKADPTKLVAGVLAGTEGYLESAATGWLAGTNAARLALGLEPLTPPAESMLGGLTRYLASANPKGFQPMNVNWALVPELPAQINEKTGKPRKLGKREKRPVMFRRGLNAFMAWAQTEAGLTVTPPPAREPEVAAQPEAAEAAGA from the coding sequence ATGAGCGAGCGAATGATCACGGTGATTGGTGCGGGACTGGCGGGGTCCGAGGCGGCCCTGGCGGCGGCGCGGCTGGGCGTGCGGGTGCGCCTCTATGAGATGCGGCCCGTGAAGATGACCCCGGCGCACCGCAGCGGGAATTTCGCGGAACTGGTGTGCAGCAACTCGCTGGGCGGCGAGGGTGAGCTGCAGAGCAAGGGCCTGCTTCAGGCCGAGCTGCGCAGCGTGGGGGGCGCGATCGTGGGCGCGGCGGACGCCTCCAAACTGCCCGCCGGGAACGCGCTGGCGGTCGAGCGCGACGAGTTCAGCGAGCGGGTGACGCGCGCGGTGCGGGAGCATCCGCTGATCGAGGTGCGCGGCGAGGAGGTCACGGCCGTGCCGGAGGGCATCGCGGTGATCGCGTCGGGGCCGCTGACGTCGGACGCGCTGGCGGCGGACATGGCCAGGGTGACCGGCAGCGAGCGCCTGAGCTTCTATGACGCGGCGGCGCCCGTGATCGCGTTCGACTCCATCGATATGGACGTGGCGTGGCGGGCGGGGCGCTACGACCAGAGCGCGGATTACATCAACTGCCCGTTCACGAAGGACGAGTACCTGGCGTTCTTCGGGGCGCTCGAGCAGGCACGCAGTCACACGCCGCACGACTGGGAGAAGCTGGAGTTCTTCGAGGGCTGCATGCCCATCGAGGAGATCGCCCGGCGCGGGATCGACACGCCGCGCTTCGGGCCGATGTCGCCCAAGGGTCTGGACGATCCGAGGACCGGGCGCTGGCCGTACGCGGTGGCGCAGCTGCGTCAGGAGGACCGCGAGGGCCGCATGTGGTCGCTGGTGGGCTTCCAGACGGGCCTGAAGTGGGGGGATCAGAAGGCGGTCGTGAACCTGATTCCGGGCCTGGGGAACGCGGAGATCGTCCGGTACGGCGTGATGCACCGCAACACGTACCTGAACGCGCCGCTGGTGCTGGAATCCACGCTGCAGCTGAAGGCCGACCCCACCAAGCTGGTGGCGGGCGTCCTGGCGGGCACGGAAGGCTACCTGGAATCGGCGGCGACCGGCTGGCTGGCCGGGACGAACGCGGCGCGCCTCGCGCTGGGCCTCGAACCCCTCACGCCGCCCGCCGAGAGCATGCTGGGCGGCCTGACCCGTTACCTCGCGAGCGCAAACCCGAAGGGGTTCCAGCCCATGAACGTGAACTGGGCGCTGGTGCCGGAACTGCCGGCGCAGATCAACGAGAAGACCGGCAAGCCCCGCAAGCTGGGCAAGCGCGAGAAACGCCCGGTGATGTTCCGCCGGGGCCTGAATGCCTTCATGGCGTGGGCGCAGACCGAGGCGGGCCTGACAGTCACGCCGCCCCCCGCACGCGAACCGGAAGTGGCAGCCCAGCCGGAAGCCGCAGAGGCCGCCGGAGCGTAA
- a CDS encoding YdcF family protein yields the protein MTALERNEQIRGVAGGAAVGAALAVLAAFLGDVRAPAGLLLTLIAVGGVAGAFRAARWTLNVGAGALALTLAACLLTPVLRGPLGALTLDQPPVKADAIVALGAGVHCGSRELEASAVARLTGALTLWQAGYAPVVTVSEQSGLIGPRDCPKMSVLETELTRALYGPGGPTLVTLPSVTTTRDEAARVRDLARTRGWTTVLLVTSPSHSRRAAALFRSYGVNVVSVPAQEWRFDQTLGQPSDRLWAVRILVYEGLSRVKAALGGTPER from the coding sequence ATGACGGCACTGGAACGCAATGAACAGATCAGGGGCGTGGCGGGGGGCGCGGCGGTGGGCGCGGCGCTGGCCGTGCTGGCGGCGTTCCTGGGCGACGTCCGCGCCCCGGCTGGCCTGCTGCTGACCCTGATCGCGGTGGGCGGGGTGGCCGGCGCCTTCCGCGCGGCCCGCTGGACGCTGAATGTGGGAGCGGGTGCGCTGGCCCTGACGCTGGCCGCCTGCCTGCTGACCCCCGTCCTGCGCGGCCCGCTGGGCGCCCTGACGCTGGATCAGCCGCCCGTGAAGGCGGACGCGATCGTGGCGCTCGGCGCGGGCGTCCACTGCGGCAGCCGCGAACTGGAAGCCAGCGCCGTCGCCCGCCTGACCGGCGCCCTGACCCTCTGGCAGGCCGGGTACGCGCCGGTCGTGACCGTCTCCGAGCAGTCCGGCCTGATCGGGCCGCGCGACTGCCCGAAGATGAGCGTGCTGGAAACCGAACTGACCCGCGCGCTGTACGGACCGGGCGGCCCCACCCTGGTCACGCTGCCCAGCGTCACCACCACCCGCGACGAGGCCGCCCGCGTGCGTGACCTGGCCCGCACGCGCGGCTGGACGACCGTGCTGCTGGTCACCAGCCCCAGTCACAGCCGCCGCGCCGCCGCCCTGTTCCGCTCGTATGGCGTGAACGTGGTCAGCGTACCTGCGCAGGAATGGCGCTTCGATCAGACGCTCGGCCAGCCCAGCGACCGCCTGTGGGCCGTGCGGATTCTGGTCTACGAGGGCCTGTCGCGCGTGAAGGCCGCGCTGGGCGGCACGCCGGAACGCTGA
- a CDS encoding DUF305 domain-containing protein gives MVRRLVLPLLVVLAAVLGGLLLWPRLGGPAEGSTEVRFVREMIQHHAQAVDMATRVRERSSDPDVRLLALDIMLSQQEQIGQMRGWLTLWQRPWAGAGMSAEHARRMGMATQAQVENLSVLKGRAADVGFLQLMIRHHQGALSMVTPALKSGVRPEVQALARQIQATQSAEVKLMTDLLRDRGARPLPAPTGHHGGMDGMDH, from the coding sequence ATGGTGCGCCGCCTTGTCCTGCCCCTGCTGGTCGTTCTCGCTGCCGTGCTGGGCGGCCTGCTGCTGTGGCCGCGCCTGGGCGGCCCGGCCGAGGGCAGCACCGAGGTGCGCTTCGTGCGTGAGATGATCCAGCACCACGCGCAGGCCGTGGACATGGCCACCCGCGTCCGCGAGCGCAGCAGCGACCCGGACGTGCGGCTGCTGGCGCTGGACATCATGCTCTCGCAGCAGGAGCAGATCGGGCAGATGCGCGGCTGGCTGACCCTCTGGCAGCGCCCGTGGGCCGGGGCGGGCATGAGCGCCGAGCACGCCCGCAGGATGGGCATGGCCACGCAGGCGCAGGTCGAGAACCTCAGTGTCCTGAAGGGCCGCGCCGCCGACGTGGGATTCCTGCAGCTCATGATCCGCCACCACCAGGGTGCGCTGAGCATGGTCACCCCGGCCCTGAAGTCCGGCGTGCGCCCGGAAGTGCAGGCCCTGGCCCGTCAGATTCAGGCCACCCAGTCGGCCGAGGTGAAGCTCATGACCGACCTTCTCCGGGACAGGGGGGCCCGGCCGCTGCCGGCCCCGACCGGCCATCATGGCGGCATGGACGGCATGGATCACTGA
- a CDS encoding GNAT family N-acetyltransferase — MIRPMLPTDVPDVLALLNWMDDAPEREVFSPDARDPRELQLECEDSTCLVDTDDEGVRAYCALSPFRDGLVLEGPVSDGGHLPALLRRALAHADGLPVYAFSARDNTPVRDALEAAGFAAMHTTDFYSGPLSLLTPHACAPAGTRITRRLPFETYRELYRSSEDAWAGRLDWTPEQFDDHFSHGDVRLIALLRGEQPLGFAELEFCAEEARADVTYVAVHPAERGQGLGLTLLALAAAEADTHPEIRTLRVRAHDHMKPARALYARAGLKHCRSVVTYMKDGDEEV; from the coding sequence ATGATCCGACCCATGCTGCCCACCGATGTCCCGGACGTCCTCGCGCTCCTGAACTGGATGGACGACGCCCCGGAACGCGAGGTGTTCTCCCCGGACGCCCGCGACCCCCGTGAACTGCAACTGGAGTGCGAGGACAGCACCTGCCTCGTGGATACCGACGACGAGGGCGTGCGCGCCTACTGCGCGCTGTCCCCCTTCCGGGACGGACTGGTGCTGGAAGGACCGGTCAGTGACGGCGGGCACCTGCCGGCCCTGCTGCGCCGCGCCCTGGCGCACGCTGACGGTCTGCCCGTGTACGCCTTCAGTGCGCGCGACAACACGCCCGTCCGGGACGCGCTGGAAGCGGCGGGGTTCGCGGCGATGCACACCACGGACTTCTACAGCGGCCCGCTGTCCCTGCTGACCCCGCACGCCTGCGCGCCGGCCGGGACGCGCATCACGCGCCGCCTGCCCTTCGAGACGTACCGCGAGCTGTACCGCAGCAGCGAGGACGCCTGGGCCGGCCGGCTCGACTGGACCCCCGAACAGTTCGACGATCACTTCTCGCACGGCGACGTGCGCCTGATCGCCCTGCTGCGCGGCGAGCAACCCCTGGGCTTCGCGGAACTGGAATTCTGCGCCGAGGAGGCCCGCGCCGACGTGACCTACGTGGCTGTCCACCCGGCCGAGCGCGGCCAGGGCCTGGGCCTGACCCTGCTGGCCCTCGCCGCCGCCGAGGCCGACACCCACCCGGAAATCCGCACCCTGCGCGTCCGTGCGCACGACCACATGAAACCCGCCCGCGCCCTGTACGCCCGCGCCGGCCTGAAACACTGCCGCAGCGTCGTCACGTACATGAAAGACGGGGACGAGGAAGTCTGA
- a CDS encoding DUF4258 domain-containing protein produces MTKQSSRPGGNPPPRAARPAPTNGPQTGMDLLVLRAQLARAEKAARRAQHAPPPVRAAPQAPVKPQREADLAGVSTDEFSLSRAHARLREAVYDGRYHLCDHAIGHARAEGFLEHDVMNVLLTGRVRAVYTEDRRWLVCGYFEACGVKLPLHVVAEHARDGFVDIVTAFVPKQPHHIISRARLAVMLRYDDQTIRARTAHAGNRVGHRGKGRWKKSA; encoded by the coding sequence GTGACGAAACAGTCCAGCAGACCGGGCGGGAACCCCCCGCCCCGCGCCGCCCGCCCCGCCCCGACCAACGGCCCGCAGACGGGCATGGACCTGCTGGTCCTGCGGGCGCAGCTGGCCCGCGCCGAGAAGGCCGCCCGGCGCGCGCAGCACGCGCCGCCCCCGGTGCGGGCCGCGCCGCAGGCGCCGGTCAAGCCGCAGCGCGAGGCGGACCTGGCGGGCGTCAGTACCGACGAGTTCAGCCTGAGCCGCGCGCACGCCCGGTTGCGTGAAGCCGTGTACGACGGCCGTTACCACCTGTGCGACCACGCCATCGGGCACGCCCGCGCCGAGGGGTTCCTGGAGCACGACGTCATGAACGTCCTCCTGACCGGCCGGGTGCGGGCCGTGTACACCGAGGACCGCCGCTGGCTGGTCTGCGGGTACTTCGAGGCGTGCGGCGTGAAACTCCCGCTGCACGTGGTCGCCGAGCACGCCCGCGACGGGTTCGTGGACATCGTGACGGCGTTCGTGCCCAAGCAGCCGCACCACATCATCAGTCGGGCGCGGCTGGCCGTGATGCTCCGCTACGACGATCAGACCATCCGCGCCCGCACCGCGCACGCCGGGAACCGCGTCGGGCACCGCGGCAAGGGCCGCTGGAAGAAGAGCGCCTGA
- the purH gene encoding bifunctional phosphoribosylaminoimidazolecarboxamide formyltransferase/IMP cyclohydrolase gives MTQQEGGQGGAQGRKRALISVSDKTGVVEFARQLEARGWEILSTGGTYASIVAAGVTARQVSDVTGFPEMLDGRVKTLHPAVHGGILARREPGHLGQLDAHGIGTIDLVCVNLYPFRETVARGAAFDEAVENIDIGGPAMIRSAAKNHADVLVLVDPADYTVALQDDVSAADRQRLAAKAYRHTSEYDAAITAYLEGRSDELPTALPGTLTLNLSRAAEVRYGENPHQPGAIYRLGGAVGPVIDAQVVAGKPMSFNNYADADAAWALCQELAAQETQAQHGDPVAVCVAVKHANPCGVAVADDVKTAWERARDADTLSVFGGVVAVSAPVTLEAAQATRGTFLEVLIAPEVTPEAAAWFAEKKPDLRVLVAAAPQGVSVLDVRPLTGGFAVQERDARPWDDLCPEVVTARQPTDQEWHDLRFAWAVVKNARSNAVVLARGGVTVGLGAGAVSRIWAAERAVANAGERAQGAVLTSEAFFPFDDVVRLAASVGVTAILQPGGAKRDPEVIAACNELGISMVFTGSRHFRH, from the coding sequence ATGACGCAACAAGAAGGCGGGCAGGGCGGTGCGCAGGGCCGGAAACGGGCGCTGATCTCGGTCAGTGACAAGACGGGCGTGGTGGAGTTCGCGCGGCAGCTCGAGGCGCGCGGCTGGGAGATCCTGAGTACCGGCGGCACCTACGCCAGCATCGTCGCGGCGGGCGTCACGGCGCGGCAGGTGAGTGACGTGACGGGCTTCCCGGAGATGCTGGACGGCCGCGTGAAGACGCTGCACCCGGCCGTGCACGGCGGGATTCTGGCGCGGCGTGAACCCGGTCACCTGGGGCAGCTGGACGCGCACGGGATCGGCACCATCGATCTGGTGTGCGTGAACCTGTACCCCTTCCGGGAGACGGTGGCGCGCGGCGCGGCGTTCGACGAGGCCGTCGAGAACATCGACATCGGCGGGCCGGCCATGATCCGCTCGGCCGCGAAGAACCACGCGGACGTGCTCGTCCTCGTGGACCCCGCCGATTACACCGTGGCGCTTCAGGACGACGTGAGCGCCGCCGACCGGCAGCGGCTGGCCGCCAAGGCGTACCGGCACACCAGCGAGTACGACGCCGCCATCACCGCGTACCTGGAAGGCCGCAGCGACGAGCTGCCCACCGCGCTGCCCGGCACGCTGACGCTGAACCTCAGCCGGGCCGCCGAGGTCCGCTACGGCGAGAACCCGCACCAGCCGGGCGCGATCTACCGTCTGGGCGGCGCGGTCGGGCCGGTCATCGACGCGCAGGTCGTGGCGGGCAAACCCATGAGCTTCAACAACTACGCCGACGCGGACGCCGCGTGGGCACTGTGCCAGGAACTCGCGGCGCAGGAGACGCAGGCGCAGCACGGCGACCCGGTGGCGGTGTGCGTGGCCGTCAAGCACGCCAACCCCTGCGGCGTGGCCGTCGCGGACGACGTGAAGACCGCCTGGGAACGCGCCCGTGACGCTGACACCCTCAGCGTGTTCGGCGGCGTGGTCGCCGTCAGTGCGCCCGTGACGCTGGAGGCGGCGCAGGCGACGCGCGGCACCTTCCTGGAAGTGCTGATCGCCCCCGAGGTGACGCCCGAGGCCGCCGCGTGGTTCGCGGAGAAGAAACCGGACCTGCGGGTGCTGGTGGCCGCCGCGCCGCAGGGCGTGAGCGTGCTGGACGTGCGCCCCCTGACCGGCGGGTTCGCCGTGCAGGAACGCGACGCCCGCCCCTGGGACGACCTGTGCCCGGAAGTCGTCACGGCCCGGCAGCCCACCGATCAGGAGTGGCACGACCTGCGCTTCGCGTGGGCGGTCGTGAAGAACGCCCGCAGCAACGCCGTGGTCCTGGCACGCGGCGGCGTGACGGTCGGCCTGGGCGCCGGGGCGGTCAGCCGCATCTGGGCGGCCGAGCGGGCCGTGGCGAACGCCGGCGAGCGCGCACAGGGCGCCGTGCTGACCAGCGAGGCGTTCTTCCCCTTCGACGACGTGGTGCGCCTCGCCGCGAGCGTGGGCGTGACGGCCATCCTGCAACCCGGCGGCGCCAAACGCGACCCCGAAGTGATCGCCGCGTGCAACGAACTGGGCATCAGCATGGTGTTCACGGGCAGCCGCCACTTCCGCCACTGA
- a CDS encoding GrpB family protein: MSKVITVVPPDTSWAARFHVLAAPLRAALPDVALHHIGSTAVPGLSAKDITDLQIGLNDLSDAPRVLDLLASLGYEPRPAVTQDHLPPGLSLDPAELRKAYASRAGQVHVHVREVGRFNHRYPLLMRDFLRATPAAAAAYGEVKTQLARLHPHDPDAYYAVKDPVMDLIIAGAQAWAARSGWTVPPSDA, from the coding sequence ATGTCCAAGGTCATCACCGTCGTGCCGCCCGACACCAGCTGGGCGGCACGGTTTCATGTCCTGGCGGCGCCCCTCCGCGCCGCGCTGCCCGACGTGGCGCTGCACCACATCGGCTCGACCGCCGTACCCGGCCTGAGCGCCAAGGACATCACCGACCTCCAGATCGGCCTGAACGACCTGAGCGACGCGCCCCGCGTGCTGGACCTGCTGGCCAGCCTGGGCTACGAGCCGCGCCCCGCCGTCACGCAGGACCACCTCCCGCCCGGCCTGAGTCTGGACCCCGCCGAGCTGCGCAAGGCCTACGCCAGCCGCGCCGGGCAGGTGCACGTGCATGTGCGCGAGGTGGGGCGCTTCAACCACCGCTACCCCCTGCTGATGCGCGACTTCCTGCGCGCCACGCCCGCCGCGGCCGCCGCGTACGGCGAGGTGAAGACCCAGCTGGCCCGCCTTCACCCGCACGACCCGGACGCCTACTACGCTGTCAAGGATCCCGTGATGGACCTGATCATCGCCGGGGCGCAGGCCTGGGCGGCCCGCAGCGGCTGGACGGTCCCGCCCTCCGACGCCTGA
- a CDS encoding helix-turn-helix domain-containing protein: MSTEHTGFCPVYRAIGVLQEKWVLHIVRALLDGEKGFNELARAVGGCNSATLTQRLEHLEQLDLISKRTEDSHGKLARSVYALSPAGLELQSVIDAIDGWAKAHLSAPTPPLPEPSPC; encoded by the coding sequence ATGAGCACTGAACACACTGGATTCTGCCCGGTCTACCGGGCCATCGGGGTGTTGCAGGAAAAATGGGTGCTGCACATTGTCCGCGCCCTCCTCGACGGTGAAAAAGGGTTTAACGAACTCGCACGCGCCGTCGGCGGATGCAACAGCGCCACCCTCACGCAGCGCCTCGAACACCTCGAGCAACTCGACCTGATCAGCAAACGCACCGAGGACAGCCACGGCAAACTCGCCCGCAGCGTCTACGCCCTCTCCCCCGCCGGCCTGGAACTCCAGAGCGTCATCGACGCCATCGACGGCTGGGCCAAGGCGCACCTCAGCGCCCCCACCCCTCCCCTGCCCGAACCCTCCCCCTGCTGA
- a CDS encoding nitroreductase family protein, translated as MTATTPRVLDVKEAIETRRSIRKYVQEPMNQDDLHEILRLASLAPSAWNAQTWRFAVVQDAAIKEQLQAAAYGQGQVTNAPAVIVVYSDMEDTLATVEETAHPGMGEAGREGQRKTFDGAFGGQDVAQRGQWGLSQANIAFGFVMLAARGLGYDTVPMLGFQPDKVKEILGLPEHVQFAGLLPVGKRAEDGFPHHRHSVERITKFY; from the coding sequence ATGACCGCCACGACCCCCAGAGTGCTCGACGTGAAAGAAGCCATCGAAACCCGCCGCAGCATCCGCAAGTACGTCCAGGAACCCATGAACCAGGACGACCTGCACGAGATCCTGCGCCTCGCCAGCCTCGCCCCCAGCGCCTGGAACGCCCAGACCTGGCGCTTCGCCGTCGTGCAGGACGCCGCCATCAAGGAACAGCTGCAGGCCGCCGCCTACGGCCAGGGCCAGGTCACGAACGCCCCCGCCGTCATCGTCGTGTACAGCGACATGGAAGACACCCTCGCCACCGTCGAGGAAACCGCGCACCCCGGCATGGGCGAGGCCGGCCGTGAAGGCCAGCGCAAGACCTTCGACGGCGCCTTCGGCGGCCAGGACGTCGCCCAGCGCGGCCAGTGGGGCCTCAGCCAGGCGAACATCGCCTTCGGCTTCGTGATGCTCGCCGCCCGCGGCCTCGGCTACGACACCGTCCCCATGCTCGGCTTCCAGCCCGACAAGGTCAAGGAAATCCTCGGCCTGCCCGAGCACGTCCAGTTCGCCGGTCTGCTGCCCGTCGGCAAGCGCGCCGAGGACGGCTTCCCCCACCACCGCCACAGCGTCGAGCGCATCACCAAATTCTACTGA